In Hemiscyllium ocellatum isolate sHemOce1 chromosome 2, sHemOce1.pat.X.cur, whole genome shotgun sequence, a single window of DNA contains:
- the rgmb gene encoding RGM domain family member B isoform X1, producing MIKSTAELRSIFWTRRGCCSRCLFSLKDLRTCLQPEWMGMGKAGFYQCRADSPSAAFTLLVLFISTCANTAYCQQQYQCRIQKCTTDFVALTSHLNAALNVFASEFCIALRAYALCTERTAKACRGNLAFHSAMLGINDLMSQRNCSREGPTLIAAKDLVPVSHNMGFCDYENRAGVVRGHRVAAGTEPQSTRRYVFCGLFGDPHLRTFRDHFQTCKVEGAWPLIDNDYLSVQVTNVPVVQGSSATATNKITIIFKTYHDCTDQKVYQAMTDDLPAAFIDGTTVGNGWIKTLWIVEKVSGKHVEVHAKYIGMTVIVRQVGPYLTFALRMPETLALSENDNQGLQLCARGCPTNERIDEGGHLPLPTNSPNHLHHPKAPPKGAYTLETATAKCHEKIQVKDVYFHSCVFDLLTTGDVNFTAAAYSALQDLETLHPKKDRWHIFPRSSSVAQNINVLFNIYVGLFSFVIIVFL from the exons GACGAGGAGAGGTTGCTGCAGCCGCTGCCTCTTCTCACTGAAGGATTTGAGAACCTGTCTGCAACCTGAATGGATGGGAATGGGGAAAGCAGGATTTTACCAGTGCAGGGCTGACAGCCCCTCCGCCGCCTTTACTTTGCTGGTGCTTTTCATTTCGACGTGTGCCAACACAG CCTACTGCCAGCAACAGTATCAGTGCAGGATCCAGAAGTGTACCACTGACTTTGTAGCTCTGACCTCCCATCTGAATGCTGCCTTGAATGTTTTCGCCTCAGAGTTCTGCATCGCCCTCCGAGCTTATGCTCTCTGCACTGAGCGCACAGCCAAGGCGTGCCGGGGTAACCTGGCCTTCCACTCAGCTATGCTTGGCATCAACGACCTGATGAGCCAGAGGAACTGCTCCCGGGAAGGGCCGACCTTAATCGCAGCCAAAGACCTGGTACCTGTCAGTCACAACATGGGCTTCTGTGACTACGAGAACCGAGCTGGTGTGGTACGGGGGCACCGGGTGGCAGCAGGCACCGAACCGCAGTCCACTCGCCGTTATGTCTTTTGTGGCTTGTTCGGTGATCCGCATCTCAGAACTTTCCGGGATCACTTTCAAACTTGTAAAGTGGAAGGAGCCTGGCCCCTGATTGATAATGACTACTTGTCAGTGCAAGTAACCAACGTCCCTGTCGTACAGGGTTCTAGCGCCACAGCTACTAACAAG ATAACCATCATATTCAAAACTTATCATGACTGTACAGATCAGAAGGTTTATCAAGCAATGACAGATGATCTGCCTGCAGCATTCATTGATGGTACAACAGTGGGAAATGGCTGGATAAAGACTTTGTggatagtggagaaagtgagtgGTAAACATGTGGAAGTGCATGCAAAATACATTGGAATGACTGTGATAGTGCGCCAAGTGGGACCATATTTAACCTTTGCATTGCGGATGCCTGAAACATTAGCCCTGTCTGAGAATGACAACCAGGGACTGCAGCTTTGTGCCCGTGGCTGCCCAACGAATGAACGTATCGATGAAGGTGGACATCTCCCTCTTCCAACCAATAGTCCAAATCATCTGCACCATCCTAAGGCCCCACCAAAGGGTGCTTATACCTTAGAGACTGCGACAGCCAAATGCCATGAGAAAATCCAAGTTAAGGATGTCTATTTTCATTCTTGTGTATTTGACCTTCTAACGACTGGGGATGTAAACTTTACAGCCGCAGCTTACAGTGCCCTCCAAGACCTGGAGACGTTGCACCCAAAGAAAGACAGATGGCATATTTTCCCCAGAAGTAGCAGTGTTGCCCAGAACATCAATGTCTTATTTAACATTTATGTTGGACTGTTTTCTTTTGTTATAATTGTGTTTTTGTAA
- the rgmb gene encoding RGM domain family member B isoform X2 has protein sequence MGMGKAGFYQCRADSPSAAFTLLVLFISTCANTAYCQQQYQCRIQKCTTDFVALTSHLNAALNVFASEFCIALRAYALCTERTAKACRGNLAFHSAMLGINDLMSQRNCSREGPTLIAAKDLVPVSHNMGFCDYENRAGVVRGHRVAAGTEPQSTRRYVFCGLFGDPHLRTFRDHFQTCKVEGAWPLIDNDYLSVQVTNVPVVQGSSATATNKITIIFKTYHDCTDQKVYQAMTDDLPAAFIDGTTVGNGWIKTLWIVEKVSGKHVEVHAKYIGMTVIVRQVGPYLTFALRMPETLALSENDNQGLQLCARGCPTNERIDEGGHLPLPTNSPNHLHHPKAPPKGAYTLETATAKCHEKIQVKDVYFHSCVFDLLTTGDVNFTAAAYSALQDLETLHPKKDRWHIFPRSSSVAQNINVLFNIYVGLFSFVIIVFL, from the exons ATGGGAATGGGGAAAGCAGGATTTTACCAGTGCAGGGCTGACAGCCCCTCCGCCGCCTTTACTTTGCTGGTGCTTTTCATTTCGACGTGTGCCAACACAG CCTACTGCCAGCAACAGTATCAGTGCAGGATCCAGAAGTGTACCACTGACTTTGTAGCTCTGACCTCCCATCTGAATGCTGCCTTGAATGTTTTCGCCTCAGAGTTCTGCATCGCCCTCCGAGCTTATGCTCTCTGCACTGAGCGCACAGCCAAGGCGTGCCGGGGTAACCTGGCCTTCCACTCAGCTATGCTTGGCATCAACGACCTGATGAGCCAGAGGAACTGCTCCCGGGAAGGGCCGACCTTAATCGCAGCCAAAGACCTGGTACCTGTCAGTCACAACATGGGCTTCTGTGACTACGAGAACCGAGCTGGTGTGGTACGGGGGCACCGGGTGGCAGCAGGCACCGAACCGCAGTCCACTCGCCGTTATGTCTTTTGTGGCTTGTTCGGTGATCCGCATCTCAGAACTTTCCGGGATCACTTTCAAACTTGTAAAGTGGAAGGAGCCTGGCCCCTGATTGATAATGACTACTTGTCAGTGCAAGTAACCAACGTCCCTGTCGTACAGGGTTCTAGCGCCACAGCTACTAACAAG ATAACCATCATATTCAAAACTTATCATGACTGTACAGATCAGAAGGTTTATCAAGCAATGACAGATGATCTGCCTGCAGCATTCATTGATGGTACAACAGTGGGAAATGGCTGGATAAAGACTTTGTggatagtggagaaagtgagtgGTAAACATGTGGAAGTGCATGCAAAATACATTGGAATGACTGTGATAGTGCGCCAAGTGGGACCATATTTAACCTTTGCATTGCGGATGCCTGAAACATTAGCCCTGTCTGAGAATGACAACCAGGGACTGCAGCTTTGTGCCCGTGGCTGCCCAACGAATGAACGTATCGATGAAGGTGGACATCTCCCTCTTCCAACCAATAGTCCAAATCATCTGCACCATCCTAAGGCCCCACCAAAGGGTGCTTATACCTTAGAGACTGCGACAGCCAAATGCCATGAGAAAATCCAAGTTAAGGATGTCTATTTTCATTCTTGTGTATTTGACCTTCTAACGACTGGGGATGTAAACTTTACAGCCGCAGCTTACAGTGCCCTCCAAGACCTGGAGACGTTGCACCCAAAGAAAGACAGATGGCATATTTTCCCCAGAAGTAGCAGTGTTGCCCAGAACATCAATGTCTTATTTAACATTTATGTTGGACTGTTTTCTTTTGTTATAATTGTGTTTTTGTAA